Part of the Sporomusa termitida genome, AACGCATTAAGCAGATAGCGCGGGACAATAAAGTTGCCGTAGTGGAAAACAAACCATTAGCCCGGGCGCTTTATCCTGTTGTCGAAGTTGGTAATGTAATCCCGCCGGAGTTATATCAGGCAGTTGCTGAAGTGTTAGCTTATGTATATCGGTTAAAAAAACGCCTTTCCTAATATAAGGAGCGATTGATAATGGCTGCTCAACAATCCACGCTGTTTGCGGGTCTGGAAAAATACAGTGATATTATGGTATCGGTAGCTATCATTACCATTGTGGTCATGATGATTATTCCCCTGCCGACACTGCTGCTTGACCTGCTTTTAACACTGAATATCACCTTAGCCTTAATCATTGTCATGGTGGCTATCTACAATGTAGAGCCACTGGAGTTTTCCGTATTTCCCTCACTCCTGTTAATTACAACCCTGTTCCGGCTGGCACTTAATGTATCTTCAACCCGTCTTATTTTGCTGGATGGTCATGCCGGCGAGGTGATTGCCGCTTTTGGTAACTTTGTAGTGGGTGGCAACCCAGTCGTCGGTTTTATCGTCTTCGTAATTTTGATTATCATTCAGTTTATTGTTATCACTAAGGGCGCTGAGCGGGTCGCCGAGGTTGCGGCCCGGTTTACCCTTGATGCCATGCCCGGCAAACAAATGAGTATAGACGCGGACCTTAACGCCGGACTTATCAGTGACAAGGAGGCCCGCGACCGCCGTAAAAATATTCAGCGGGAAGCGGATTTTTACGGGGCCATGGACGGGGCCAGCAAATTTGTTAAAGGGGATGCCATTGCCGCCATTATTATTATTATCATTAATATTGTCGGTGGGTTCATTATTGGCATGGTCCAGCGGGATATGGATGTTTTGCATGCACTGCAGACCTATACTTTATTAACCGTTGGTGAGGGCCTGGTTAACCAGATCCCGGCCCTGTTAATATCCACTGCCACCGGCATTGTTGTAACCCGGGCCGCTTCGGAGGCTAATCTGGGTAAGGACCTGACCAGGCAAATTATCAATAATCCCCGGGTGTTTTTTATCGCCGCCGGTGTTTTGGGATTATTGGGCATTATTCCCGGCCTGCCGGGAATTCCGTTCTTTGCGCTGAGTCTTATTACCGGCAGCATTGGCTATGCCCTTATCAGGACCCAGCAGACTGAAGTGCAAAAGGAAATATCCCAGCAGGAAGCGAAAGAAAAAGAGGAAGTAAGAAAACCGGAAAACATTATTTCTTTGCTGCAGGTTGACCCGATGGAGCTGGAAATTGGCTATAGCCTGATTCCGTTAGTGGATGTCAGTCAAGGCGGTGATTTGCTGGACCGGGTAGTCATGATTCGCCGCCAGTGTGCTTTGGAGCTGGGCCTGATTGTGCCAACTATTCGCATACGTGACAATATTCAGCTCAAACCGAATATCTATGTGATAAAATTAAAAGGGATTGAGATTGCCAGGGGGGAGTTAATGCTTGATCATTTCCTGGCGATGGATTCAGGGGCAGCTTTTGAGCCGGTCCCGGGCATTGAAACTGTTGAACCTGCTTTTGGCTTACCGGCCCTCTGGATTCAGGAAGCCTACCGCGAGCAGGCGGAACTGGCCGGTTATACTGTCGTTGATCCGGTTTCCGTACTGGCAACACATCTTACTGAAATTATCAAATCCTATGCAGCCGAAATTTTGGGCCGCCAGGAAGTACAAACATTAATTGAATCAGTGAAACAAAACAATACGGCTGTTGTTGAAGAATTGACGCCAAATCTCTTATCCCTGGGCGAGATTCAAAAAGTACTTGCCAACTTATTACGCGAGAAAGTTTCTATCCGGGATTTGGTAACGATTTTTGAAACCCTGGCCGATTATGCGCAATTATCGAAAGACACAGAGATGCTGACTGAATATGTCCGGCATGGCCTGGCCCGGCAAATATCCAAGCAATATGTAAACAATAATGTGTTAACCTGCCTGACGGTCGATCCCCAGCTGGAAAATATGATCATTAACTCTGTGCAGCGTACCGAGCAGGGCTCCTATGTGGCCCTGGAACCACAAACAACGCAAGCCCTCATTACGGCCCTTACGAATGAACTGCCGAAGCTTACCAATATGGGCTATCAACCGGTGGTACTTACAAGTCCGGGGGCTAGATTATATTTGCGGAAATTAACAGAACGTGTGGCACCCAATCTAACGATTTTATCCTATGCCGAATTAAATGCGAAAATCGAGGTGCAGGCGCTGGGGATGGTGAGGTTGTAGTTTGAAGGTTAAATTATTTACAGCACACAATATGGCGGAAGCCATGGTTCAAGTCAAGCAGGACCTGGGCAGGGATGCGGTGATTCTGCATACCCGCCGTTTTCGGAAAGGTGGAATTCTGGGTTTTTTCGGTAAAGAAATGGTAGAAGTAATGGCGGCATTAGATTCGCCGGCAGCAGCCCCTGTTCCGGGAAAAAGAATCCCGATCGCTGCGCCGCCGGCTGCCGATGACACGCAGGTAACTGCTTTGCAGCTGGAAATGTCCACGCTGAGAAAGATGATGGAACAAATGTTATGCCAGTTACCAAGAACAGGGAACAGCTCATCGCCATTGCTGGACTTATTAATAAAAAATGATATTGAACCGCTTATTGCTGCCAATCTGGTAAAAGGTTTACCTGATGATCAATCGATTGCCGGCAGTGAGCAGGATATTGTCCGTAAACTGTTAATTGATCGAATTATCAATTGCCTGCAAAAAACAGATGGTATTAAAGTCTCGTCGACAGGCTGCAAAACAGTGGCTTTGATTGGTCCGACCGGTGTTGGCAAAACGACGACAGTTGCAAAGCTGGCGGCAAATTTTGCCTTAAAGGAAGGGTATAAGGTCGCGTTAATCACAGCCGACACTTACCGTATTGCCGCCGTTGAGCAACTGAAAATTTATGGTGATATTATCGGTATTCCGATCGACATTGTCTATTCACCGGATGAGCTTAAAGCCGCCCTCTACCGGCACAGCGACAAGAATCTTGTTTTAATTGATACCGCCGGCCGCAGTCCCAGCAATCACTATCAGCTGGCCGAGCTGCAAGCCTTGTTAGCCGTTGATCCGTATATTGAGACACACCTTGTGATCAGCACCTCCACTAAGTATAAAGATGCATTAGAGATAGTAAATAAGTTTTCCGTTTGCTCCCCGCAGAAGTTTTTATTTACCAAAGTCGATGAAGCCAGTAATATTGGTACAATCCTTAATTTGTTGTACCATTTCCCCACCACAGTATCTTATATGACTACCGGACAGAGTGTTCCTGATGATATTGAGCTGGCTAGTTCTACTAAATTAGCAAATATGATTTTGAGGGATTAAAATGAGTGATCAAGCCGAAAGATTACGTCAAATGACACAAAACTCTTCGATCCCGAAAAGTCCTATTATCAAGCAAGGACCGAAGAGCCGGGTAATTACAGTTACCAGCGGCAAAGGTGGTGTGGGCAAAACCAACTTTACCGTAAATTTAGCCCTGGCTTTAGCGGCGTTTGGGCAAAAGGTCCTGGTGATTGATGCTGATTTTGGGATGGCTAATGTGGAGGTTGTCCTGGGATGCTCTTCTTCTTATAATGTTCTCAATTTATTGGAAGACGGACTCAGTCTTACTGATGTTGTCACAGAAGGGCCACGGGGCATAAAATTTATGGCCGGCGGCTCAGGGATGTACCATTTAGCTAATATGAGTGATATTCATTTACAGCATATTGTGTCACAAATATCTTTATTTGACAATTGGGCCGATATCGTCCTGATTGACACCGGCGCCGGCCTTAGCCGGAATGTCTTAAATTTTGTCATCGCTGCCGATGAGGTTATTATCATTACGACCCCGGAGCCAACGGCAATTACCGATGCCTATGCGATGATGAAAGCCTACGGGGCGCAGCAGGGCATTGCACCGCTGCGGTTAGTTGTTAATCGTATTCTGGATCTTGATGAAGGTCAGATGGTTGTTGATAAATTAATGCGCGTATCGCAGAGATTTCTGCAGGTATCGGTCAATAACCTCGGCTATGTGTATGAGGACCGCAATATGGTTAAAGCTGTTAAAAACCAAGTGCCGCTGTTGCTTACCTTTCCAGATTCCATCTCATCCCGGTGTATTGCCAATATTGCCCAGCGCCTGCTTTCTGTTTCTGGTGAAGCCCCTCAACGCCCGCGGGGCATGAAAGGATTTTTCCGTAAATTTTTAGAATTTATAGGGTAGTTCCTCAAAAGTGAGGAGGAGGTTCCAATTAGTATTAAAACTGAAGAGCTTTTTAAAATTAATCAGCGTATTGAAGTTTTCATACCCGGCCGCAGCGGGCTTGTCGAGCAATATCGCAGCCGAATAGAGGATATTACTGAAGATCATCTGGTGATTGCGATGCCAATGACTAAAAGTATGCCAGTTATGCTGCCGCGCGGTGAAGTGTTTTTTGGCCGCGTGGTGGCGAATTTTGCCGCTTTTGAATTTACCAGTTCACTTCTTGCCAGACAAATACAGCCTCTGCCTGTGTGGGTTATTGCTGTTCCCTACAATATTAAAAAGATACAGCAAAGAGCCTTTGTCAGGGTTGATGCGGCTTTACCTGTACAGATTACCGAGCTGGTTGAGGGTGAAGAAATCGCAGACACAAAAGTCAGTGCCGTTACCAAAGATATTAGCGGCGGCGGCCTGCAAATAGCTACCAGTCATCTTTGGCCTATTGGTACTGAATTAATGGTAAATGTCGATTTCCCCGGCGCCGGGCCGGTTTTGCTAAGAAGCAAGGTGATGAGAATCCAGCAGCCGCAGCCTGACCGGACAATATTCTGGATAGGGATCAAATTCCTGGAAATTAATGAAAAAGACCGGGGCAATATTATTAAATTTATCTTTAAGAAGCAGCTTGAGCAACGCCGCAAAGGCTTAGAGTGACTTTAGGTAGGTGGTGAGGTTTATTGATAAAGGTACTGGTTGTTGACGATTCAGTATTTATGCGCAAGCTGTTGAGTGATTTATTTGCCGGCGAACCGGATTTCATCGTTGTCGATACTGCCCGCAACGGTAAAGATGCGCTTGAGAAAGTCAAGCGCCTTAAACCTGACTTAATTACCATGGATGTCGAGATGCCGGTTATGGACGGCATTACGGCATTACAGTCTGTTATGAAAGAGTGTCCGACACCGGTGGTTATGATTAGCAGTCTGACTAAAACCGGTGCTGAAGCTACCCTGCAGGCCCTGGAGTTAGGTGCGGTCGAGTTTGTAGCCAAAACTGCCGGCCCCATTTCCAATATCACAGGCATCAGGGCTGAGATATTGAGCAAATGCCGGGCAGCGGTGAAGGTTAATATGGCTCGACTCACAAAACTGCCGCTGCTGACGGCCGGTGTGTTCTCTAAGGTTCCCCTGACTACCGGCGGAGCCGGTGATGAACACATTGTTGCGATTGGCACATCCACAGGCGGACCGCGGGCTTTACAGGAAGTGATCACCAAACTGCCCGGCAATATTCCCTGCGGCGTTGTTATTGTTCAGCATATGCCGCCGGGCTTTACCCGGTCATTGGCTGAACGCCTGAATTCATTGTCGGCTGTTACTGTTAAAGAGGCCGAGCAAAATGATATGATTCGTCCGGGACTGGTGTTGATTGCACCGGGCGATTATCATATGCTGGTAGAACGAGAAGGGGGGAAGGCTGTTGTTAAACTCAATCAAAACCCCCCGCTTGGCGGGCACCGGCCGGCAGTAGACCCGCTGATGGAATCAGTGGCCCGTATTTTTGGCAGCAAGGCAATTGGTGTTATTTTGACCGGTATGGGGCATGACGGCGCTAAAGGCATCCAGGCGATCAAGCGTCAGAACGGTCAGACTATTGCTGAAGATCAATCAACGGCAGTTGTATTTGGCATGCCGAAGTCGGCGATTGAAATGGGCGTAGTTGACAAAATAACGCCTATCACTGGTGTAACCGCTGAAATTCTTAAAGCTTTAACCAAGTAATTTTTACATAATGAAATACGGGGGTGTAATAGATGGACATCAGTCAATATATGGGTATGTTTTTAGAAGAGTCGCGTGAGCACCTGCAGACACTAAATAATTGCTTGCTTGATCTCGAAAACGATCCGGGAAGCTTGGCGGTGCTTGACGAAATCTTTAGAAGTGCCCATACCATAAAAGGTATGTCGGCCACGATGGGCTTTACAACGATTGCCGAACTTACACATGAGATGGAGAATGTTCTTGATTTGCTGCGCAAAGGAACAGTACCGGCCAATGACGATGTTACTGATACTCTGTTCAAATGCGTAGACACACTGGAACAGTTGGTCGAGAATGTCGCTTCAAACTCAGATAAACCAATTGAAATCAAACCACTTACCGCTAAGCTGGCCGCCATCGCCAGAGGTGATTTTTCCGCAGCTCCCAATAAACAGGCAGCCCCGTCTATGACCGGCTTGTCAGAAGCAGAGGCTGTATCAGCAGAGCCTATTAAATTTGATGCTACCGAAATACATGTTGTTAAAGCGGCCAAGCAACAGGGCATGGAGTGCTATGATGTTCAGATAGAACTGCGGGAAGGCTGCCTGCTTAAATCTGCCCGGGCTTATATGGTCATGAATGCTTTAGAGGAGCTGGGGGAAGTCATCAAAAGCATTCCGGCGGTTGAGGATTTGGAAAGAGAGAACTTTGATTACAGTTTTCAGGTTGTTATTGTAACCGGGGTGGATTCTGAAAGAATCGAGCAGGCAGTAACCAGTATTTCAGAGGTTGAAAAGGTTTGCGTTGCTTCATCGGTCATTGCGGCTAACCAGGAAATGGCACCGCATGCTGTTGCCCAGCCGGAACGCACGCTAACAAACAAAAATGATAAGCAGCCGCTTAAAGACCGGGGAGAAAAGCCGGCAGTTAATGATGCCAATAGTAATGTGGCTGATAAAAAACTCAAAAGCGGCCAGTCTGTCCGGGTGGATATTGATAAGCTGGATAGTTTGCTCAATCTTGTAGGTGAGCTGGTTATAAATAAAACCAGGCTGGAGCAAATTGGCATAACCCACCGTCTGGCTGAGTTGGTTGAGACTATTGAACAAATGGATAGGGTGACCACCGACCTGCAAGCGGTAGTAATGAAGGTCAGGATGGTTCCGGTTGGCCAGGTTTTCAACCGTTTTCCCCGGATGGTCCGGGATTTGTCGCGTGAACTGAACAAAGAAGTTAATCTCATCATTCAAGGTGAAGAAACTGAACTTGACCGTACCGTTATTGATGAAATCGGCGATCCTTTGGTCCATCTGTTACGCAACTCCATTGATCATGGCATTGAGCAGCCTGCGGAAAGACAGGCTAAAGGCAAAAACCCTATCGGTGAAATCAGGCTGATTGCCCGGCATGAAGGCAATAATGTTATTATTATGGTCGAGGATGACGGCAAAGGCATTAATGCTGATATTATTAAACAGAAAGCGCTGGAAAAGAATCTTATTACTCAGGCTGAAGCCGATAAAATGGAACAGTCGGAGGCAATCCGGCTGGTGTTCTTACCGGGGTTCTCCACCGCTGACGCCGTTACCGATGTTTCGGGACGGGGTGTCGGGATGGATGCCGTTAAAACCAAGATTGAATCGCTGGGCGGTATGGTGGATGTTGAGACCAAAATTAATGAAGGCAGTAAGTTTAAGATTCGTTTGCCATTGACTCTGGCCATTATTCAGGCGTTATTGGTTAAAGTGTGTGATGAAATTTATGCGATTCCCCTTGGTTCCATTGACAGCACGATTAACATTACGCCGGAGAACATAAAAACGATTCAGAGTCAGGAGGTTATCCTGCTCAGAGGGCAGATTATTCCGATCGTGCGGCTGTCTAAAGTGCTTAACTCGCCTGACACCTGTGTTCATAATCAGGATGAATTATTTGTTGTAATCGTCCATATGGGCGAGAATCGTGCCGGCATTATTGTGGATACACTGATCGGCCAGCAGGAAATAGTCATCAAATCGATGGGGAAATTGCTGGCTGGCATTAAAGTGATTGCCGGTGCTACGATTTTAGGCAATGGTCAGGTAGCACTTATCCTGGATGTCGGTGCTTTAAAGCAATAGCGGGAGGGAAAAAAGATGTCTGAAGTAACATATTCCGGCAATGAGGTACAGCTGGTTGTATTTAAACTGGGGCGCGAAGAGTACGGCGTCAGCATTCTGCAAGTCCAGGAAATTAAGCGGATGACCGACATAACCCGGGTGCCCCATTCACCTGAGTATATAAAAGGCGTAATTAATTTGCGCGGCAGTGTATTGCCGGTTATTGACCTCAAGAAGAGGTTAAATCTGCCGCCTATGGACTACACCGATGATACCCGCATTATTATTGTAAAGGTTGAGGATATCATCATTGGCATGATTGTCGATGCCGTATCAGAAGTAACGACGATTGATCAAATGAGCATTGAACCGCCGCAAACAGTAGTAGGCGGCATTGCTGCCGACTATTTAACCGGGGTCGGCAAAATGGAAGACCGGCTGTTAATATTGTTAAATGTTGAGGCAATTATCGGCATTGGCCAGGAAGTTAAGGCTGGTTAATATTTAGTTACTGATGTTAAAGGGGTGGAGAGATTGTCTGAAGATATACTGAAACTTTCACCATTGCAGTTAGATGCACTGCGGGAGATTGGTAATGTCGGCGCCGGCAATGCAGCAACAGCCTTATCTCAGCTCATTAATCAAAAAATTGATATGACAGTGCCTGAGGTGTCAATTTTACCTTTGGGTGAAGTGCCTGAGGTTGTGGGCGGTCCTGATGCAATGGTTGCCGGTGTTTATCTTAGGGTTTTTGGTCCGGCGCCCGGAAGTATTTTATTTCTCCTTCCCCGCGAAAGTGCTTTTTACCTGGTTGACATGCTGATGGGACGCAATCAGGGGGAGACTCAGCTTCTTAACTCCATGGATGAATCGGCTTTAATGGAGATTGGCAATATTTTGGCAGGCGCCTATCTGAACGCTTTGTCCTATTTTACCAAGCTGACCTTACTGCCTTCGATTCCGGCCTTAGCTATTGATATGGCTGGCGCCATCTTAAGCGTCATTTTGATTCAGCTGGGACAAATGGGCGACCATGCGTTAGTCATCGAGACTGAGTTCACTACCGATAATGATGGTGTGAAAGGTCACTTTTTCCTTATTCCTGACCCAGGCTCCCTCAATACAATTTTGACGGCAATCGGGGTGAAGGAATAATGGCTGAACTGATAAAAGTTGGCATGGCTGATTATAAGGTCGGGCGGAACCCTGACAGTTTAATCAGCTATGGCTTAGGGTCCTGTGTGGGTATTGCTTTATTTGATCCTACCGCCAAGGTTGGTGGTTTGGCACATATTATGCTGCCTGACAGCACGCAAGCCCGCTCGGCCGATAACCTGGCAAAATTTGCCGACACGGCGTTGCCGGTAATGCTTAATGAGATTATTAAACTGGGCGGTCTCAAATCACGTATTACCGCCAAAATTGCCGGCGGTTCCCAAATGTTTACCTTTACTAATACCACTGATATCATGAGAGTCGGCGAGCGCAATGCCGATGCAGTTCGGGCCGTGCTTAAAAAGCTGGAAATCAGGGTTATAGCCGAAGATACTGGAGGAAACTATGGACGCACTGTCGAATTAAGATTAGACAACGGTGTCTTTCGGGTTAAAACAATTGACAAAGGTGAGAAACAATTATAGTTTTGGAGGAAGGACTTATGCCGCTAAATATACGGATTGGCTTATATAT contains:
- a CDS encoding chemotaxis protein CheA; translation: MDISQYMGMFLEESREHLQTLNNCLLDLENDPGSLAVLDEIFRSAHTIKGMSATMGFTTIAELTHEMENVLDLLRKGTVPANDDVTDTLFKCVDTLEQLVENVASNSDKPIEIKPLTAKLAAIARGDFSAAPNKQAAPSMTGLSEAEAVSAEPIKFDATEIHVVKAAKQQGMECYDVQIELREGCLLKSARAYMVMNALEELGEVIKSIPAVEDLERENFDYSFQVVIVTGVDSERIEQAVTSISEVEKVCVASSVIAANQEMAPHAVAQPERTLTNKNDKQPLKDRGEKPAVNDANSNVADKKLKSGQSVRVDIDKLDSLLNLVGELVINKTRLEQIGITHRLAELVETIEQMDRVTTDLQAVVMKVRMVPVGQVFNRFPRMVRDLSRELNKEVNLIIQGEETELDRTVIDEIGDPLVHLLRNSIDHGIEQPAERQAKGKNPIGEIRLIARHEGNNVIIMVEDDGKGINADIIKQKALEKNLITQAEADKMEQSEAIRLVFLPGFSTADAVTDVSGRGVGMDAVKTKIESLGGMVDVETKINEGSKFKIRLPLTLAIIQALLVKVCDEIYAIPLGSIDSTINITPENIKTIQSQEVILLRGQIIPIVRLSKVLNSPDTCVHNQDELFVVIVHMGENRAGIIVDTLIGQQEIVIKSMGKLLAGIKVIAGATILGNGQVALILDVGALKQ
- a CDS encoding MinD/ParA family protein, producing the protein MSDQAERLRQMTQNSSIPKSPIIKQGPKSRVITVTSGKGGVGKTNFTVNLALALAAFGQKVLVIDADFGMANVEVVLGCSSSYNVLNLLEDGLSLTDVVTEGPRGIKFMAGGSGMYHLANMSDIHLQHIVSQISLFDNWADIVLIDTGAGLSRNVLNFVIAADEVIIITTPEPTAITDAYAMMKAYGAQQGIAPLRLVVNRILDLDEGQMVVDKLMRVSQRFLQVSVNNLGYVYEDRNMVKAVKNQVPLLLTFPDSISSRCIANIAQRLLSVSGEAPQRPRGMKGFFRKFLEFIG
- a CDS encoding chemotaxis protein CheD, which produces MAELIKVGMADYKVGRNPDSLISYGLGSCVGIALFDPTAKVGGLAHIMLPDSTQARSADNLAKFADTALPVMLNEIIKLGGLKSRITAKIAGGSQMFTFTNTTDIMRVGERNADAVRAVLKKLEIRVIAEDTGGNYGRTVELRLDNGVFRVKTIDKGEKQL
- a CDS encoding chemotaxis protein CheC; its protein translation is MSEDILKLSPLQLDALREIGNVGAGNAATALSQLINQKIDMTVPEVSILPLGEVPEVVGGPDAMVAGVYLRVFGPAPGSILFLLPRESAFYLVDMLMGRNQGETQLLNSMDESALMEIGNILAGAYLNALSYFTKLTLLPSIPALAIDMAGAILSVILIQLGQMGDHALVIETEFTTDNDGVKGHFFLIPDPGSLNTILTAIGVKE
- the flhA gene encoding flagellar biosynthesis protein FlhA — its product is MAAQQSTLFAGLEKYSDIMVSVAIITIVVMMIIPLPTLLLDLLLTLNITLALIIVMVAIYNVEPLEFSVFPSLLLITTLFRLALNVSSTRLILLDGHAGEVIAAFGNFVVGGNPVVGFIVFVILIIIQFIVITKGAERVAEVAARFTLDAMPGKQMSIDADLNAGLISDKEARDRRKNIQREADFYGAMDGASKFVKGDAIAAIIIIIINIVGGFIIGMVQRDMDVLHALQTYTLLTVGEGLVNQIPALLISTATGIVVTRAASEANLGKDLTRQIINNPRVFFIAAGVLGLLGIIPGLPGIPFFALSLITGSIGYALIRTQQTEVQKEISQQEAKEKEEVRKPENIISLLQVDPMELEIGYSLIPLVDVSQGGDLLDRVVMIRRQCALELGLIVPTIRIRDNIQLKPNIYVIKLKGIEIARGELMLDHFLAMDSGAAFEPVPGIETVEPAFGLPALWIQEAYREQAELAGYTVVDPVSVLATHLTEIIKSYAAEILGRQEVQTLIESVKQNNTAVVEELTPNLLSLGEIQKVLANLLREKVSIRDLVTIFETLADYAQLSKDTEMLTEYVRHGLARQISKQYVNNNVLTCLTVDPQLENMIINSVQRTEQGSYVALEPQTTQALITALTNELPKLTNMGYQPVVLTSPGARLYLRKLTERVAPNLTILSYAELNAKIEVQALGMVRL
- a CDS encoding flagellar brake protein, with amino-acid sequence MPGRSGLVEQYRSRIEDITEDHLVIAMPMTKSMPVMLPRGEVFFGRVVANFAAFEFTSSLLARQIQPLPVWVIAVPYNIKKIQQRAFVRVDAALPVQITELVEGEEIADTKVSAVTKDISGGGLQIATSHLWPIGTELMVNVDFPGAGPVLLRSKVMRIQQPQPDRTIFWIGIKFLEINEKDRGNIIKFIFKKQLEQRRKGLE
- a CDS encoding protein-glutamate methylesterase/protein-glutamine glutaminase; translated protein: MIKVLVVDDSVFMRKLLSDLFAGEPDFIVVDTARNGKDALEKVKRLKPDLITMDVEMPVMDGITALQSVMKECPTPVVMISSLTKTGAEATLQALELGAVEFVAKTAGPISNITGIRAEILSKCRAAVKVNMARLTKLPLLTAGVFSKVPLTTGGAGDEHIVAIGTSTGGPRALQEVITKLPGNIPCGVVIVQHMPPGFTRSLAERLNSLSAVTVKEAEQNDMIRPGLVLIAPGDYHMLVEREGGKAVVKLNQNPPLGGHRPAVDPLMESVARIFGSKAIGVILTGMGHDGAKGIQAIKRQNGQTIAEDQSTAVVFGMPKSAIEMGVVDKITPITGVTAEILKALTK
- the flhF gene encoding flagellar biosynthesis protein FlhF, giving the protein MKVKLFTAHNMAEAMVQVKQDLGRDAVILHTRRFRKGGILGFFGKEMVEVMAALDSPAAAPVPGKRIPIAAPPAADDTQVTALQLEMSTLRKMMEQMLCQLPRTGNSSSPLLDLLIKNDIEPLIAANLVKGLPDDQSIAGSEQDIVRKLLIDRIINCLQKTDGIKVSSTGCKTVALIGPTGVGKTTTVAKLAANFALKEGYKVALITADTYRIAAVEQLKIYGDIIGIPIDIVYSPDELKAALYRHSDKNLVLIDTAGRSPSNHYQLAELQALLAVDPYIETHLVISTSTKYKDALEIVNKFSVCSPQKFLFTKVDEASNIGTILNLLYHFPTTVSYMTTGQSVPDDIELASSTKLANMILRD
- a CDS encoding chemotaxis protein CheW; the protein is MSEVTYSGNEVQLVVFKLGREEYGVSILQVQEIKRMTDITRVPHSPEYIKGVINLRGSVLPVIDLKKRLNLPPMDYTDDTRIIIVKVEDIIIGMIVDAVSEVTTIDQMSIEPPQTVVGGIAADYLTGVGKMEDRLLILLNVEAIIGIGQEVKAG